From Chryseobacterium wanjuense, one genomic window encodes:
- a CDS encoding T9SS type A sorting domain-containing protein: MKKILLSLFIGSFCFAQVFETVPVLQNGTNDKRINIAVLGDGFTTAQLSTFVTSAQNTVNYLFTKSPYTEYKNYFNAYAIKVVSPESGVKHPGTASDVTEPVFPVSNPNNYFNSTFDNGVHRCYYGNTTKVTQVLAANLPDFDVAYVLGNSPEYGGCGGTYAFASLNSSSNEIVVHELGHSFGKLADEYWFSGSGESANKTQTSNPATIKWKNWIGLNGVGVYAHAESPSWYRPHQSCEMRYLNQQFCSVCKEAIIEKIHALVSPVDSYTPANSSTVNANSNVTFTVTEILPIPNTLVNSWTLNGTPLASTSNSVTITPSQLNNGNNTLLFSVNDNNPLLKINNHSTIHFTNVTWTLNKSTLKTVDIKAKERRFSVYPNPAENEFYIKGKQDFSKNVNVILHDMSGKLIPVKFDLKDASTLSVDINNLPVGTYSLSVTDDKELIISQKIIKE; the protein is encoded by the coding sequence ATGAAGAAAATTTTATTATCACTTTTTATCGGAAGCTTTTGTTTTGCTCAGGTTTTTGAGACGGTTCCTGTTTTACAGAACGGGACAAACGACAAACGCATTAATATTGCGGTGTTGGGAGACGGATTTACAACGGCACAGCTTTCGACATTTGTCACTTCGGCACAGAATACGGTGAATTATCTTTTCACAAAAAGCCCTTATACAGAATATAAAAATTATTTTAATGCTTATGCCATAAAAGTGGTTTCTCCCGAATCGGGGGTGAAGCATCCGGGAACAGCTTCGGACGTTACAGAACCCGTTTTCCCTGTTTCGAATCCCAATAACTATTTCAATTCTACCTTTGATAATGGGGTTCACAGATGTTATTACGGAAATACAACGAAAGTTACGCAGGTTTTAGCGGCCAATCTTCCCGACTTTGATGTTGCGTATGTTCTTGGAAATTCCCCGGAATATGGAGGCTGCGGCGGAACGTATGCTTTTGCTTCACTAAATTCTTCGTCGAACGAAATTGTTGTGCATGAATTGGGGCATTCTTTTGGGAAATTAGCCGATGAATATTGGTTTTCCGGGTCGGGAGAATCGGCGAATAAAACACAAACATCCAATCCAGCAACGATAAAATGGAAAAACTGGATCGGCCTTAATGGAGTAGGCGTTTATGCTCACGCAGAAAGCCCGAGTTGGTACCGTCCGCACCAAAGTTGTGAGATGAGGTATCTCAATCAGCAGTTTTGCTCGGTTTGTAAAGAGGCGATTATTGAGAAAATTCATGCGCTGGTTTCCCCAGTGGATTCCTATACACCAGCAAACAGCTCCACTGTAAACGCGAATTCTAATGTAACTTTTACCGTAACTGAAATTCTTCCGATTCCTAATACATTGGTGAATTCATGGACGTTGAACGGAACGCCTTTGGCTTCTACCAGCAATTCGGTTACGATTACTCCAAGTCAGCTGAATAACGGAAACAACACACTTCTTTTTTCGGTGAATGATAATAATCCTCTTCTTAAAATCAATAATCACAGCACGATTCATTTCACAAATGTGACCTGGACATTGAATAAATCTACTTTGAAAACAGTTGATATTAAAGCAAAAGAAAGAAGATTCTCCGTATATCCGAATCCTGCAGAAAATGAATTCTATATTAAGGGAAAACAGGATTTTTCTAAAAATGTAAATGTTATTTTACACGATATGTCAGGAAAGTTGATTCCGGTGAAATTTGACCTGAAGGATGCTTCAACATTATCTGTAGATATTAATAATTTGCCTGTAGGAACCTATTCTCTGAGTGTAACGGATGATAAAGAATTAATTATTTCTCAGAAGATTATTAAAGAATAA
- a CDS encoding T9SS type A sorting domain-containing protein: MKKNYTGALFLCTILSTSAQEVVWQKDIKSSTQDFLSQVTTTIDQQYLISGSSIQAGGQKIGAGSKQNNGYDYHFIKLNQQGEEVWEKYFSGQNHDFLSATVATQEGGFLAAGTSYSGKGLDKKDDSKGGTDIWLIRLNEFGDELWQKTIGGASDEEARAVIQTTDFGFFVAGSFVSAQDSKMKGYGSKDVLIVRLDKNGKELSQLTLGGKGLDEVEKMIPTKDGGALLGIYSRSNQEGSKKTENFGEGDYWIIKLSKDGKVEWEKNFGGKGDDHLRTLALTSTGYLIGGESRSERSGNKSVGIEEGTDLWLISLDERGEEIWQKSYNFKNRDVLMGMSGISGMMEDGSGKSKGILLGGYTQAEGRIENDDETFWMLYLDQNGNEQWRKHVKGESRKKEERLSDIKLNKDGSIILAGTSAEELGKENWKIVKLGDKQIDQLIEKQDIKIYPNPVTDYAYIEIGFDFKEADIVLYDMGGRQLQSLKTKNKVTKINTQALIQGAYLITIKTDTNKTANSKLIKK, from the coding sequence ATGAAAAAAAACTACACAGGTGCACTTTTCTTGTGCACAATTCTGAGTACATCTGCTCAGGAAGTAGTCTGGCAGAAAGACATTAAATCCTCGACACAGGATTTTCTAAGTCAGGTTACGACAACTATCGATCAGCAATATCTTATTTCAGGAAGCTCGATTCAGGCTGGAGGCCAGAAGATAGGAGCTGGAAGTAAGCAGAATAACGGTTACGACTATCATTTTATAAAATTAAACCAGCAAGGAGAAGAAGTCTGGGAGAAATATTTCTCAGGACAGAATCATGATTTTTTGTCGGCTACTGTTGCTACTCAGGAAGGAGGATTTTTAGCAGCAGGAACTTCTTATTCAGGAAAAGGATTGGATAAAAAAGACGATTCTAAAGGAGGAACAGATATTTGGCTGATTAGACTCAATGAATTCGGGGATGAATTGTGGCAGAAAACCATTGGTGGAGCTTCTGACGAGGAAGCAAGAGCTGTTATTCAAACCACAGATTTCGGATTTTTTGTGGCCGGATCCTTCGTCTCCGCTCAGGACTCTAAAATGAAGGGTTACGGCTCAAAGGATGTTCTCATTGTAAGACTGGATAAAAACGGAAAAGAGCTATCACAACTTACTTTAGGAGGAAAAGGACTCGATGAAGTTGAAAAAATGATTCCAACAAAGGATGGTGGAGCTTTACTCGGAATTTATTCCAGAAGTAATCAAGAAGGATCAAAGAAGACAGAAAACTTTGGTGAAGGTGATTATTGGATCATTAAGCTTTCAAAAGATGGAAAAGTTGAATGGGAAAAGAACTTTGGAGGAAAAGGTGATGATCATTTGAGAACGTTGGCTTTAACATCAACCGGATATTTAATTGGCGGAGAATCGAGATCTGAAAGATCAGGCAATAAATCTGTAGGAATCGAAGAAGGAACAGATTTATGGTTGATTTCACTCGATGAAAGAGGTGAAGAAATCTGGCAGAAATCTTACAATTTCAAAAACAGGGATGTTTTAATGGGAATGAGTGGGATAAGCGGGATGATGGAAGATGGAAGCGGGAAGTCAAAAGGAATTTTGTTAGGCGGCTATACTCAGGCAGAAGGAAGGATTGAAAATGACGATGAAACTTTTTGGATGTTGTACTTAGATCAAAATGGTAATGAGCAATGGAGAAAACATGTAAAAGGAGAATCCAGAAAGAAAGAGGAAAGATTGTCTGATATTAAACTCAACAAAGACGGTTCGATTATTTTAGCAGGCACCAGCGCAGAGGAACTTGGAAAGGAAAACTGGAAGATTGTAAAACTGGGTGATAAGCAGATTGATCAGTTGATCGAAAAACAGGATATTAAGATCTATCCGAATCCGGTGACAGACTATGCTTATATAGAAATTGGTTTTGATTTTAAAGAAGCTGATATTGTTTTGTATGATATGGGAGGAAGACAGTTGCAAAGTCTGAAAACTAAGAATAAAGTGACGAAGATTAATACTCAAGCTTTGATTCAGGGGGCTTATCTCATCACTATAAAAACTGATACCAATAAAACGGCTAACTCCAAATTAATAAAGAAATAG
- a CDS encoding Dph6-related ATP pyrophosphatase, with the protein MKPKAIFNWSSGKDSALALYKTLQEGKFEVTSLLTSINKEFQRISMHGVHVSLLEKQAESLGFPLIKMELPKEPTMEEYREIMGKTMNEIKSQGVIHSIFGDIFLEDLRKYREDQLKTIGMEGVFPLWKIDTTNLIHEFLNLGFKTIVTCVNETYLDKSFAGRIIDKHFIKDLPENVDPCGENGEFHTFTFDGPIFKNPVQFEVGETVKKTYPKPKSDENDETGEYIFWFCDLISK; encoded by the coding sequence ATGAAACCAAAAGCCATCTTCAACTGGAGCAGCGGAAAAGATTCTGCGCTTGCATTATACAAAACTTTACAAGAAGGAAAATTTGAAGTTACATCTTTGCTAACAAGCATTAATAAGGAATTTCAAAGAATTTCCATGCACGGTGTTCATGTTTCATTGTTGGAAAAGCAGGCTGAAAGTTTGGGATTTCCTTTAATAAAAATGGAGCTTCCGAAAGAACCGACTATGGAAGAATATCGGGAAATTATGGGTAAAACGATGAACGAAATAAAATCTCAGGGCGTAATTCATTCAATTTTTGGAGATATTTTCCTGGAAGATTTAAGAAAATACCGCGAAGATCAATTAAAAACAATCGGAATGGAAGGTGTCTTCCCGCTCTGGAAAATCGACACCACCAACCTTATTCATGAGTTTTTAAATTTAGGTTTTAAAACCATCGTCACCTGCGTGAATGAAACGTATCTTGATAAAAGTTTTGCCGGAAGAATTATTGATAAACATTTCATTAAAGATTTACCCGAAAATGTTGATCCTTGCGGAGAAAACGGAGAGTTTCACACTTTTACTTTTGACGGACCGATATTTAAAAATCCGGTTCAGTTTGAAGTGGGAGAAACCGTAAAAAAAACATATCCAAAACCAAAATCAGATGAAAATGATGAAACCGGAGAATATATTTTCTGGTTCTGTGATTTAATCTCAAAATAG
- a CDS encoding phage tail protein yields the protein MKKLALACTLLISYALAPSLKAQASDPYLGQIAFVPYNFVPKNWAACNGQLLSIAQNQALFSLLGTTYGGNGTTTFALPDMRGRVLVHEGQAPGGATNYTMGQTGGAESVTLLVTQMPAHSHTVNAVTAEGNQNTPTNNLPADTKGLDKEYSDATANTTMKSTMVNPTGGTQPHENRPPFVTLKCIISLVGVYPSQF from the coding sequence ATGAAAAAACTAGCATTAGCATGCACGCTGCTGATCAGCTATGCATTAGCACCTTCTCTAAAAGCACAGGCTTCTGACCCTTATCTTGGACAAATCGCATTCGTACCTTACAATTTCGTTCCGAAAAACTGGGCTGCTTGTAACGGACAATTATTATCCATCGCTCAAAATCAGGCATTATTTTCTCTTTTAGGAACTACATACGGCGGAAACGGAACAACCACCTTCGCATTGCCGGATATGAGAGGAAGAGTACTTGTACATGAAGGTCAGGCTCCCGGAGGCGCTACCAACTATACAATGGGGCAAACCGGCGGAGCAGAAAGTGTGACTTTACTGGTAACACAAATGCCTGCTCACTCGCATACCGTAAATGCAGTAACTGCAGAAGGAAATCAGAATACTCCGACCAATAATCTTCCCGCCGATACAAAAGGATTGGACAAAGAATATTCTGACGCAACCGCAAATACAACAATGAAATCTACAATGGTAAATCCTACAGGAGGAACTCAGCCTCATGAAAACAGACCGCCATTTGTTACATTGAAATGTATTATTTCTCTAGTGGGAGTCTATCCATCACAATTCTAA
- a CDS encoding serine hydrolase domain-containing protein, whose protein sequence is MIIKTLRIFLIISILINLISCKNEVKVKPVDKKAIVDSTITVFQKNLLKNQIDSVFKKYNFNGSVAVFKDSVQLYRKDQGFSDFKNKIKIDSNTVFAIGSVSKQFTAALVLLQMEQGKLQTDDKVSKYLPDFQNKDYQNITIHQLLNHTSGLNTLGEKLHFKSGTDFLYSNEGFNALGKIIEKVSGKSYDENVMELFKKAGMLHSSTGNLFKGNDFAGAHLRNGKKFVEIQNMPKRLASKDIGIPAGGILSTIDDLHTWNNALYNGKILTKETLKKFTSQSAERHHPVFGKMGYGYGIMTNVEKPVTYYHSGYVKGSPSLNIFYPETKTSVIILSNIADEEKGKNLIFKPYADIKKITDAIENSVVQMKKDTTNVLAVH, encoded by the coding sequence ATGATCATAAAAACACTTCGCATATTCTTAATTATTTCTATTCTGATTAATTTAATTTCATGCAAAAATGAAGTTAAAGTAAAACCCGTTGACAAAAAAGCCATAGTTGATAGCACAATTACTGTTTTCCAGAAAAACCTTTTAAAGAATCAAATCGATTCTGTTTTTAAAAAGTATAATTTTAACGGAAGTGTTGCGGTTTTTAAAGATTCGGTTCAGTTGTATCGCAAAGATCAGGGCTTTTCTGATTTTAAGAATAAAATTAAAATTGACAGCAATACCGTTTTTGCGATCGGATCGGTGAGTAAACAATTCACTGCTGCTTTGGTGCTGCTTCAGATGGAGCAGGGAAAACTACAGACAGATGACAAAGTTTCAAAGTACTTACCTGATTTTCAAAATAAAGATTACCAAAATATTACAATTCATCAGCTATTGAACCACACTTCCGGATTGAATACTTTGGGTGAAAAACTGCATTTTAAGAGCGGTACCGATTTTCTATATTCAAATGAAGGTTTTAATGCGTTAGGAAAAATTATAGAAAAAGTTTCAGGAAAGTCTTATGATGAAAATGTAATGGAACTTTTCAAAAAAGCCGGGATGCTGCACTCTTCTACTGGAAATCTGTTTAAAGGAAATGACTTTGCAGGAGCCCACCTCAGAAACGGAAAAAAATTCGTTGAAATACAAAATATGCCGAAAAGGTTAGCCAGCAAAGATATTGGAATTCCCGCCGGTGGAATCCTTTCTACAATCGATGATCTTCACACCTGGAATAATGCCCTTTACAACGGAAAAATATTAACCAAAGAAACTTTAAAAAAATTCACATCCCAAAGCGCCGAAAGACACCATCCCGTCTTTGGAAAAATGGGCTATGGCTACGGAATCATGACAAATGTTGAAAAGCCCGTGACTTATTATCACAGCGGGTATGTAAAAGGTTCTCCGTCACTGAATATTTTTTATCCAGAAACAAAAACTTCAGTAATTATTTTATCAAATATCGCCGATGAAGAAAAAGGGAAAAACCTTATTTTCAAACCATATGCTGACATTAAAAAGATAACGGATGCCATTGAAAATTCTGTTGTTCAGATGAAGAAGGATACAACCAATGTTTTAGCTGTGCATTAA
- a CDS encoding T9SS type A sorting domain-containing protein, with protein MKSLYLLCLALGSSAFAQTITFNGCHNLFDADNTFIFNKIGVDAYNKNIYMTTPINDQQSCSGLGICEFKIQWNNALTRWEFLADEGYGTFTNPLLIYYNSTGNNNFVGNPPSITFGTWVENTAVTQPAGGCGGNLTPSNSTMTGDVHSTSLAVSDVKADSKIQIFPNPVADVIRISGIDNGQSVQIYNMAGQLVKSEVFDQKINVSQLTSGIYLLKINTKNFQTHEFKFVKK; from the coding sequence ATGAAAAGTTTATACTTATTATGCCTGGCTCTGGGGAGTTCGGCATTTGCACAAACCATTACCTTTAATGGATGTCATAATTTGTTTGACGCCGATAACACATTTATCTTCAATAAAATAGGAGTAGATGCTTACAACAAGAATATTTACATGACAACACCCATCAACGATCAGCAATCTTGCAGTGGGTTAGGAATATGTGAATTTAAGATTCAGTGGAACAATGCCCTGACAAGATGGGAATTTCTTGCTGATGAAGGCTACGGAACTTTCACCAATCCTCTTTTAATCTATTACAACTCTACAGGAAATAATAATTTTGTAGGAAATCCACCTTCCATTACCTTTGGAACATGGGTTGAAAATACAGCTGTTACCCAGCCTGCAGGAGGATGTGGAGGAAACCTTACTCCTTCAAACTCCACGATGACCGGTGATGTCCACAGTACATCTCTTGCCGTTTCGGATGTGAAAGCTGATTCTAAAATTCAGATTTTCCCGAATCCTGTTGCTGATGTGATCCGCATTTCGGGTATTGATAATGGGCAGTCTGTTCAGATTTATAATATGGCCGGACAGCTTGTAAAATCAGAAGTATTTGACCAAAAAATCAATGTTTCTCAACTTACTTCCGGTATTTATTTGCTAAAAATTAATACCAAAAACTTCCAGACTCATGAATTTAAGTTCGTGAAAAAATAA
- a CDS encoding DUF4407 domain-containing protein — MKNNQPTINQVNHKINWFQKFLMVCSGGNIHILRKTPSEWNKFSGIGGIVLFTAVFATLSAGYAMYTVFDNIWASIGFGILWGLMIFNLDRYIVSSIKKTGTWGNQILMAIPRLVLATFLGIIISKPLELKIFEKEVNKQLNTIIQRNKKQLQGEMNGRILQQSGPFETEKKQISDKIAQYQKSYDSAAVELEKEILGKQSGLTSGKEGFGPNAKRKQELKEQRRQDLETYQKQVAPRLEYLDKEISKVYTNLETERKSTETFEDKFNGFAARLQALDELGKNSAIIGLAAAFIMGLFICLEISPVLVKLISHVGPYDYLLEKTENDFRLYSKEKIEKGNALTDFRIDDFKDNLHK, encoded by the coding sequence ATGAAAAATAACCAACCAACTATAAATCAGGTGAATCATAAAATAAATTGGTTCCAAAAATTTCTGATGGTCTGTTCCGGAGGAAACATTCATATTTTGAGGAAAACCCCAAGCGAATGGAACAAATTTTCGGGTATCGGAGGCATTGTTCTCTTTACCGCCGTTTTTGCTACACTTTCTGCAGGTTATGCGATGTATACGGTGTTCGACAATATCTGGGCTTCTATCGGCTTCGGAATTTTGTGGGGATTAATGATCTTTAACCTAGACCGTTACATTGTTTCTTCCATCAAGAAAACAGGAACGTGGGGAAATCAGATTTTAATGGCCATTCCTCGTTTGGTTCTGGCTACTTTTCTGGGAATTATTATTTCTAAACCTTTAGAGCTTAAAATTTTTGAAAAAGAGGTCAATAAACAATTAAATACCATCATTCAAAGGAATAAAAAACAGCTTCAGGGCGAAATGAACGGAAGAATTCTTCAGCAGAGCGGGCCTTTTGAAACAGAGAAAAAACAGATTTCGGACAAAATCGCTCAATACCAAAAATCTTATGATTCTGCGGCAGTGGAGCTTGAGAAAGAAATTTTAGGAAAACAATCGGGGTTAACGAGTGGTAAAGAAGGTTTTGGACCCAATGCGAAACGTAAACAGGAACTGAAAGAACAAAGAAGACAGGATCTGGAAACTTACCAAAAACAGGTCGCTCCCAGACTGGAATATTTAGACAAAGAAATCTCAAAAGTATACACCAATCTCGAAACCGAAAGAAAATCTACGGAAACCTTTGAAGATAAATTCAATGGTTTTGCAGCGAGATTGCAGGCATTGGATGAATTAGGAAAAAATTCGGCGATTATTGGCTTGGCTGCAGCTTTTATTATGGGACTTTTTATTTGTCTGGAGATTTCGCCGGTTTTGGTTAAATTAATTTCCCACGTCGGACCTTACGATTATCTTTTAGAAAAAACAGAAAACGACTTCCGTCTCTACTCCAAAGAGAAGATCGAAAAAGGAAACGCACTCACCGATTTCAGGATTGATGATTTTAAAGATAATTTACACAAATAA
- the ruvC gene encoding crossover junction endodeoxyribonuclease RuvC, whose protein sequence is MIAEKIILGIDPGTTVMGFGIISVKKGKMEMISIHELLLKKYPNHETKLKYIFDKTLALIDEFHPDEVALEAPFYGKNVQSMLKLGRAQGVAMAASLYRNIPITEYSPKKIKMAITGNGNASKEQVAGMLQNLLNLKEFPTKYLDASDGLAVAVCHHFNSGTIADTKSYTGWESFLKQNPGRLK, encoded by the coding sequence ATGATTGCAGAGAAAATTATTTTAGGAATCGACCCGGGAACAACGGTAATGGGTTTTGGAATTATTTCCGTAAAAAAAGGTAAAATGGAAATGATCTCCATCCACGAGCTTTTGCTGAAAAAATATCCCAATCACGAAACCAAGCTTAAATACATTTTTGATAAAACCTTAGCTTTAATTGATGAATTTCATCCCGATGAAGTCGCTCTTGAAGCTCCTTTCTACGGGAAAAATGTTCAAAGTATGCTAAAGCTCGGCCGTGCACAGGGGGTTGCGATGGCTGCAAGTCTTTACCGAAATATCCCGATCACCGAATATTCTCCGAAAAAAATAAAAATGGCGATCACCGGAAACGGAAATGCGAGTAAAGAACAGGTTGCGGGAATGCTTCAAAATCTCTTGAATTTAAAGGAATTCCCTACAAAATATCTCGACGCTTCCGACGGTTTGGCGGTTGCCGTCTGTCATCATTTCAATTCCGGAACAATTGCAGACACCAAATCCTATACCGGCTGGGAAAGTTTTTTAAAGCAAAATCCTGGTCGTTTAAAATAA
- a CDS encoding zinc-dependent metalloprotease yields the protein MKKNVFLFALMIFFNAFSQNTQKYCGFDDVMQKMDSKFPNLKKIRNEADTRFSTMDKNSYLNKAGATTSWNGLYTGQIYEIPVVVHVIESNASANANLALTDQEIINWIDRANKMYATTYGNGFYPEGSGPTGGNVIPFKLVLAKRSPSCTPTTGIVRYNGSSLTGYDAYGVKAQGANGAPDYMIKNQLAPHWPETSYFNIYVVIGFDGQQQLTYGLMGYATFPDTYDYNYESFMKVATIKNNNDTTLTHELGHAFGLYHTFEGVNYNNQTSCPANNNCATDGDRVCDTSPSRSMYGVAVPDNTATDPCTGQNYDGTQYNIMNYTNSNKKFTGGQRDRALLMMMEYRKNLLNSLAGKDPSIVVPSPVSVASAQCNPAGTAHPANNNFAIGPYRVVLGSINSITNGYDSDEPAPIFYADYSTATCIRPAYYTDIPANTATPLKVYSMNGFPQSDKFKTKVWIDYNNNGAFEASELVVDNTSAVMTSGATNTVTTNITPPAGAVKNTYLRMRVGVDAATYTSAPLPDFGACSQVQYGQMEDYAVRIMDVLGTSEVKDHTETKIVFVKAENKLKLFGNKNDIFGDYQILDMSGKIIQKGNSKTNEVQIIQELPKGGYIVSFSNNNKKESKKFLNN from the coding sequence ATGAAGAAAAATGTATTTTTATTTGCATTAATGATTTTTTTTAATGCTTTTTCTCAGAACACACAAAAATATTGCGGTTTTGATGATGTGATGCAAAAAATGGACAGCAAATTTCCTAATTTAAAGAAAATTAGAAATGAAGCTGATACGAGGTTCAGTACCATGGACAAGAATTCTTACCTTAATAAAGCGGGAGCTACAACTTCATGGAATGGCTTATACACAGGGCAGATTTATGAAATTCCGGTAGTTGTTCATGTAATAGAATCCAATGCCTCGGCTAATGCAAATCTGGCTCTTACCGACCAGGAAATCATCAACTGGATAGACAGAGCCAATAAAATGTATGCCACCACTTACGGAAACGGTTTTTACCCTGAAGGATCCGGACCAACAGGTGGCAATGTGATTCCTTTTAAACTTGTTTTGGCTAAAAGATCACCAAGTTGTACTCCTACAACGGGAATTGTAAGATACAACGGAAGCTCTCTTACAGGATATGATGCTTACGGTGTAAAAGCGCAGGGTGCTAATGGTGCTCCGGATTATATGATTAAAAATCAATTGGCTCCACACTGGCCGGAAACTTCATATTTTAATATTTATGTAGTGATTGGATTTGACGGACAGCAGCAATTGACTTATGGATTGATGGGATATGCGACCTTCCCGGATACGTATGATTATAACTACGAAAGCTTTATGAAAGTGGCAACCATTAAAAATAATAATGATACTACTCTTACCCACGAGTTGGGACACGCGTTCGGATTGTACCATACTTTTGAAGGGGTAAATTACAACAACCAGACCAGCTGTCCGGCAAATAACAACTGTGCTACGGATGGAGACAGAGTATGTGATACATCGCCGTCAAGAAGTATGTACGGAGTTGCTGTTCCGGATAACACGGCTACGGATCCTTGTACAGGACAAAACTATGACGGAACCCAGTATAACATTATGAATTATACCAACTCTAATAAAAAATTTACAGGGGGACAAAGAGACAGAGCTTTACTAATGATGATGGAGTATAGAAAAAATCTTCTTAATTCTTTGGCAGGAAAAGATCCTTCTATTGTTGTACCATCTCCGGTTTCTGTGGCCAGTGCACAATGTAATCCTGCAGGAACTGCGCATCCTGCCAACAATAATTTTGCGATTGGGCCATACAGAGTGGTTTTAGGGTCAATAAATAGTATCACAAATGGATATGATTCCGATGAACCGGCTCCGATATTCTATGCAGATTACTCTACAGCGACTTGTATAAGACCTGCTTATTATACAGATATTCCGGCAAACACTGCGACGCCCCTTAAAGTGTATTCTATGAACGGATTTCCACAATCGGATAAATTTAAAACAAAAGTTTGGATAGATTACAATAACAACGGAGCTTTTGAAGCTTCTGAATTGGTTGTTGATAATACATCAGCGGTAATGACTTCTGGAGCCACCAATACGGTTACGACCAATATTACACCTCCGGCAGGTGCTGTGAAAAACACATATCTGAGAATGAGGGTAGGAGTGGATGCAGCAACGTACACTTCAGCACCACTTCCTGATTTCGGCGCTTGTTCGCAGGTGCAGTATGGGCAGATGGAAGATTATGCAGTAAGAATTATGGATGTTTTGGGAACTTCTGAAGTGAAGGATCATACGGAAACCAAAATAGTATTTGTAAAAGCAGAAAATAAATTGAAACTATTTGGAAATAAGAATGATATCTTCGGAGATTATCAGATTCTGGATATGAGTGGAAAAATCATTCAGAAAGGAAATTCGAAAACCAATGAAGTTCAGATAATTCAGGAGCTTCCAAAAGGAGGATATATTGTTAGTTTCTCCAACAACAATAAAAAAGAATCTAAGAAATTTTTAAATAACTAA
- a CDS encoding 2'-5' RNA ligase family protein, protein MKKMYFIAIYPPQEIIEEVKVFKKDLALNYGNSKALKNDAHITLFPPFSRELDLERDIHEAFQKIDTNISPFELTLNGFGSFGNPKNPVLFVQPENNNQLKDLYLRVRERFNFMSYSFNPHMTVGYRDLTYDNYLKAWEVYQEKEYKTRFLVDKILLLRHDQKWVPIAEKKLSIH, encoded by the coding sequence ATGAAAAAAATGTATTTCATAGCTATTTATCCGCCTCAGGAAATTATTGAAGAAGTAAAAGTCTTTAAAAAAGATCTTGCTCTCAACTATGGGAATTCAAAAGCGTTGAAAAATGACGCTCACATTACCCTATTTCCGCCATTTTCTAGGGAGCTGGATCTTGAACGCGATATTCATGAAGCATTTCAAAAAATTGATACCAATATTTCACCTTTTGAGCTTACACTGAATGGTTTTGGAAGTTTTGGAAATCCGAAAAACCCTGTGCTTTTTGTTCAGCCCGAAAATAATAATCAGCTAAAAGACTTGTATTTGAGAGTTCGGGAAAGATTCAATTTTATGAGTTATTCTTTTAATCCGCATATGACCGTTGGCTACAGAGATCTTACGTATGATAATTACTTAAAAGCTTGGGAAGTTTATCAGGAGAAAGAATACAAAACTAGATTTTTAGTTGACAAAATATTACTGCTCCGCCATGATCAGAAATGGGTTCCGATAGCAGAAAAAAAGCTAAGCATTCATTAA